AGTCTCTCAAACTCTATCCAATTTCTAGGGTTTGCGTGAGCGGAAAAGAGgtaaagagaagagaagagaagagaagagagagcgAAAAACGATGTCGTCGAGGAAGATAACGCTGAAGAGCTCGGACGGAGAGACGTTCGAGGTGGAGGAAGCGGTGGCGTTGGAGTCTCAGACGATAAAGCACATGATTGAAGACGATTGCGCCGACAATGGAATCCCTCTGCCGAACGTGACCAGCAAGATCTTGTCGAAGGTCATCGAGTACTGCAAAAAGCACGTCGAGACCCCGAAAGCCGAGGACCGTGTCGCCTCTGCCGATGATGAGCTCAAGAACTGGGACCTCGAGTTCGTCAAAGTCGACCAGGCCACCCTCTTCGATCTCATCTTGGTTTGCccctctctctcatctctcatctctcatctctcagatctttcaattttctctctctgtaGAGATTGATTTATATTGTTTGGGAACAAAAGgggaaaatagtttttttttttttaagatttttatttatttgttatattgttattGTGAAGTTGTGAACGTTTACTCTGTTGTGTTGATTGCTGAATTACTAGTCCCtttactttgttttgttttggttgagatGAAAGAATTCACAATCTTACTCCtgttttttgttgtgattttgtgtgtttttgccGATGGATTTGTTGTTGAAGTGTAGATGGACCCTAAGGTTGTTTTAGGTGAATGGTAAGTTCTTATTGTAAAGGGGAAGTATTGGTTGAAGAAGTGGTCTCAGGATGCCAATGAGCTCGAAACGGCACATCTTTTATTGGGTGCAGGCACACTCGAGTGAAAATTGCCTTAGTGGCCATAATAATTGGTAgtgcttttgagttttggaaatgAATACAATATGCTGACAAGAGTTATTAGAGAGATGGGTATGAATCTTGACTTACAGGACTTTCAAGTTTTAGGAACATGTTCCTGGATGAATTTTGGATAATCAAATTGCGTTTATGTATCAACCTTGTTACTTTATTCTGATGTTGAATATGGAATAGCTTTAGCGACTCTGTCCATCTCTTTTCTGTTTTGAACCATTGATTTGTTACGATATGTGCGGACTCTTGCTTTTGAAGACTCAAATGTTGTTCCCAAATAGAATCTACTTTATGCTTGAAACTCTGCTGATGCCCTTTAGTTATCATTCTATTGACTTTCTTTCCATTTTGAAGGTCCacttaacaatttttttgtgatCCTGCAATATACTTATAGAGCATCAAGACCATTGGTGTTTTGTTGTCCATAGAAGCCACTAAGATCATTTAATGGGTCTATGGTTTTGTTGCTGCATTTAACATGCACTGAATTAGTGCTGCATTATATAAGTTACTTCTACCATGTTTGTACACCTAGAATGACAAATCTTACTCTGGATTATGTCTGGTTTGCAGGCTGCAAATTATCTGAACATCAAGAGCTTGCTGGATCTGACTTGCCAGACAGTGGCAGACATGATCAAGGGCAAAACACCAGAGGAAATCCGCAAGACGTTCAACATCAAGAATGACTTCACACCCGAGGAAGAGGAGGAGGTTCGCAGGGAGAACCAATGGGCCTTTGAgtgaaaaaagttataaaaatgagcagatctgtttttacttttttgtggCTTATGATTTACTCCTGTGCTGAGGAAAGGGGTGGTTGTTTCCACCTATCTAAGACCTTCTAGTTATTCAAGTACTGTTCTAGGTGTCTCTGCTGTAAAACAATGTTTGTTTTGCTTATACCCACTTCCCTTCCCTCCACATTTAGTCGCAAAATATGATGTTTAATGGATCTCTTTTATTATGTTAATATGATAATATGTTGCTTTTTCTCCAGTTGTTTGTGTTCTTGACGCTTTGTCTACAGTACTTGTCATATCAAGGTGATCCACCATTGACTTTTGGTGGGGGGGATCCAAGTGGGTTTTGTTGAGGTTATCACAGCTATATTTTCAGAGATTCAGTGGTTTGTTTATGATGGATCTATGAAATGTGTTCTATCTGCAATTCTTGTCGGTGATTCACCAccaactttgcttgagagaGTTGTTCTTTCATGGACTTGGTTCCAGGTTGGGTGTCCCGTCTACCAAGGTTTTTCTGTatgttatgtgtgtgtattcTATTATGTACACAAAGTTTACCGATTTTGGTATTGGTTCGCTGAATCAGCCCTACCGCCATATTTTTGCACACTATTGGCTTGGAACAATTTTTAGTAGTTTCACTGCCTATGTTTAGTTGTTTACAGCTTATTGAAGACTCCTGAAACGTTTATCGTGTGCAGGGGAAGGTGCTTTCTGGCATTGTAAATTGGAAAATGCTTAAGATATTAGAGTAACTCCGACATTCAAATTCCCTAAGTAGAGGTATTTTTTAGTCCCATTGTagagatttattttctttagttatCAAAGTAGCTCCGACCTGCCCACTTGATAAGCTCCCCGGCATATGCATTAATACAtacaatgaaattaaataagcaGCAGCCTTTAGTTTGACCCAAAACTGATGGAATGGAATCAGCACGGAGAGTGgagaaagaaaaaccaaaaaatagaacaataatTTTGGAATGTGATTTTGagcaataattttcagtttttaaacaatattatacgtattttcacactttttcatccacacgtattttcaaaaaatacaaacaacattaccaaacaccTCCTTATTGGTCAAGGTATGCCTTACTCCCAGGTCCTACGTTTTGAAGAAGGGTCTTCTCTAATTAAAATTGGTTTTTATGGTTTTAAGATTCATTTTATGGTGTGGTGTATACATAAACTTTGTTGTCCATGCTATCTAATGCTTAGAATAAGTCGCAGAAATGCATGCTCGTTTTTCCTCCGTTGACCATTACCAATGCCAAGTTGTAACCCTGCATTGGCATTGTGGAGAGGAATGTTCCGGGCTGGAATTTGATGTGGCGGGCAAAATTGTATCGGTAATCACTTTCAGTTGAATTAAGCATTGTTTGCTTACATGATGTTTTACTGACTTTGTTACTTAGCctttgaaatttaaacttaGCTGGAGATACGGATGCAGTGCTCATTAGTACCATGGGTACGTGTTTAGTTATATACTACATTAGAGGGTGCAGTGCTCATTAGTACCATGGGTACGTGTTTAGTTATATACTACATTAGAGCACAGGCAACATATACTTACTCCTCCTCCTAGTCCCCGCTTTTACTGCTTACTACAAATGGACTCCGGACTTTGAATTTTCCGTTAGTCCAAGTGATTGATCCAAATACATCTTCCTTCAATGAGGTTGCagtggaagaagaaaaaatcactTGGTAGCTCAGCTTCTCATTGTTCTTTGTAAATGTCAGTTGATCTGGAATCACTTTGACAACTATTCCGCTAGGTGCATCCACACTTACGGCATAAACAGTTTTACCATCCCCACCAACGTTAGTTACCGTTCTGCTTATATTCTTGCTTGCTGTTCCACTGAATTTGGAGATTGCAATTGAAGGGTAGTTGATATTGGATATGTAATCATTGTTCGAGTCCTTGGGGCAAGCAAAATCATTGGGAATTGTTTTCGCAATTGCTTTAATTCCATCTGTATCAAGGCCAAGATAGCATAGGTAGTTCAAGTAGTCCGTGGTGCTGGTTTCGTACACTAGCCCTGGTTGTAATGGTCCAGATGTTGTTACTTCCCCTGCACCATAATCATAAGGTGTGGCTATTGAACCTGAATCTGTTGTTATTGgagctttcatgttgtttgtttgAGTTGCTGCAAATTGATGATAGTCATTAGTCATTGGTTTGtagaacaacaacaaccaaaccttagtcccaaaattcgTGAATTATAAGTTGCAAATTCTGACCTGTTGTCATGATGGCTGATTTGATAGCTGATGGACTCCGCGTGGGATTCTGTGATTTGACAGTGGCGGCAACCCCAGAAACATGTGGGCATGCCATGGAGGTTCCTGAGATCACATTGTATAATATGGATTCTTTTCCTTGTGGAGTTTGTGATGTGTCATTTGCAATCCATGCTGCAAGTATGTCCACTCCTGGTGCTGCAATATCAGGCTGCAAAACAATCATGTTAGGAAACTAGTAATTGgttgttcaaaataatatatgacATCATTGTGAAGAGCAAGAAGCCATGCCTTGAGAATGTTCATTGTGTCATATGAAGGCCCTCTAGCCGAGAAGTATGCAATAGCAGGTGCTGGCTTATATTCTGTTACTGCTACTGTTGGTAGAATTGTTGCAACTGGTTTGCTTCAGAAATTTCCGTACTAATTagcattttttcccctttgtttGCTTCATACACTCAAGAAATTACTAGTTGAAAAAACTAGTTTTGgaatataatttcaaaagaaaactTTGGTTTAATTACCTGCTTGAGTTTATGTAGGAGAGGACTTCAGCAGAATCATTTGAATTAATCAAAGTTACTGGAAATGAACCATAAGTACTTGCTACTCTGCTTGATTGGTCGTCAATCAAAACTATACCGATTCCTCCAAGACCCTTTACTTCCACTATCTTCCCTCTCGCTGTATAATCCTGATCGCCGACATTGTTACAGACAACAATCTTCCCCTTGATCAGGTTATTATCCATTGAATCTGGGTTGCAGTTTCTGAACATAATCTCAAGCATTTTACATCttatggaaaaattaaaaagaacagAAAGAAAGAATGTTTTGCATCTACATTGGTCTAACTATTAGTACTATAAAAAGATTTTAACAATATAGACACATGACATTTCTCGACTTTGTTTTAGTGTTGGAGCTTTGTCCTTGTTTGCTCGTCGAGggttttatctcttttcttcttaaaaaaatgctaaagattatatataaaagatttacAAACGGATGAATGtctgaatatttttattataaagacACTATAATTCCTTTTTCCCTGGATTGGCATTTGGCATGGTTATCAACTTATCATGTTTACGTACCTTGCCTCATCTTCATTGGCACCACTTTTCTTGGCATATTTAGCATATATCAATGGATATTCAGGAGAATTTTTAAGTGGAGAGAAATTTATGCCTTCACCCTGAGTTCAATAGAGAAAAACtcagcaacaaaaaaataaataaataaaccaactcaaaaaatttaaataattacacTCAACCATTCATGTAACAATCTcatacacaattttaaaaaacacacaaatattaTTTGCATATTTTCTGCGCACAACTTTTGTAGATATCTTAATATGGTAAagtttggatttaaaaaaaaaaaaaaaaaaggaaccagTTGGAAGTTAAGACATGTGAGAAATAGTTGTCATATTagatatgagtttttttttttaatataaatatttgcaCCTTTTAACATAagtgtcaatttaatccctaaACTTTTGATTTGAACAAATCACGCTAAGCATTTTTACgtaccaaaccaaaccaaaccattaattactattttcgtTAAATGCTAATAGCTTAAATCACATGATGTACACATAAttgtttaaataaaatgttCAGTAACCAAATTGACACCCATGTGAAAGTATAAAAATGAGAAActatttgttcaaattaaattatgttcacaatattttcacaacttaTCATAAGTGgtagttgttattgattctaatttaaacttaccactgaaattacttacaatttgttataaaagtattgtgaaaatattgtgaaggtAGTATTTctcttatagaaaaaaaaatggttgtacCAAGTGAATACCCTCTcatatttttttcccccctataatttatatattagaaAACACCTAGGTCAATATCACAATATATAAGTGAACAaaattctcaaccaaaaaaaaaatcaaaattattatcata
This genomic stretch from Castanea sativa cultivar Marrone di Chiusa Pesio chromosome 1, ASM4071231v1 harbors:
- the LOC142644357 gene encoding SKP1-like protein 1B — its product is MSSRKITLKSSDGETFEVEEAVALESQTIKHMIEDDCADNGIPLPNVTSKILSKVIEYCKKHVETPKAEDRVASADDELKNWDLEFVKVDQATLFDLILAANYLNIKSLLDLTCQTVADMIKGKTPEEIRKTFNIKNDFTPEEEEEVRRENQWAFE
- the LOC142640276 gene encoding CO(2)-response secreted protease-like, with amino-acid sequence MKGNPICFLFCSLFLVSFLEDTEAAQAGTNYGVYIVYMGAAASTSDSLRDDHAQLMSSVLRRKENTLVHTYRHGFSGFAARISEEEARSIAQKPGVVSVFPDTQLELHTTRSWDFLKYQTSVKIDSKPNTDNESSSSVGSDTIIGILDTGIWPESESFNDKDMGPIPSRWKGTCVKADDFNSSNCNRKLIGARSYDDSVVTATAKLHTPRDTVGHGTHVASTAAGSTVASASYYGLASGTAKGGSPSSRIAMYTVCASNGCRGSSILAAFDDAIADGVDVLSLSLGAPSYLRIDLKSDPIAIGAFHAVDHGIIVVCSAGNDGPGSESVVNIAPWILTVAASTIDRDFQSNVVLGGNKVIKGEGINFSPLKNSPEYPLIYAKYAKKSGANEDEARNCNPDSMDNNLIKGKIVVCNNVGDQDYTARGKIVEVKGLGGIGIVLIDDQSSRVASTYGSFPVTLINSNDSAEVLSYINSSSKPVATILPTVAVTEYKPAPAIAYFSARGPSYDTMNILKPDIAAPGVDILAAWIANDTSQTPQGKESILYNVISGTSMACPHVSGVAATVKSQNPTRSPSAIKSAIMTTATQTNNMKAPITTDSGSIATPYDYGAGEVTTSGPLQPGLVYETSTTDYLNYLCYLGLDTDGIKAIAKTIPNDFACPKDSNNDYISNINYPSIAISKFSGTASKNISRTVTNVGGDGKTVYAVSVDAPSGIVVKVIPDQLTFTKNNEKLSYQVIFSSSTATSLKEDVFGSITWTNGKFKVRSPFVVSSKSGD